From Lolium perenne isolate Kyuss_39 chromosome 5, Kyuss_2.0, whole genome shotgun sequence, a single genomic window includes:
- the LOC127304005 gene encoding uncharacterized protein has translation MLASLLRLCQPILALVVPRRGGSRVGKTRNKERHRQSGAVLLDSDYFADDATHTEKDFWRRFRMNKDLLMKIVFGIREYDHYFMFKQDCTSLWGFSSIQKCFAALRCFAYGATPDATDGYLCMAESTCSKTVYMFCRAIIAVFCGDYLRSSRADDTTRILA, from the coding sequence ATGCTGGCGAGCCTCCTCCGCCTCTGCCAACCCATTCTGGCCTTGGTCGTTCCTCGACGTGGCGGTTCAAGGGTTGGCAAGACGAGGAACAAGGAGCGGCATCGGCAATCCGGtgccgtgcttcttgactccgactacttcgccgacgatgcAACTCACACGGAGAAGGATTTTTGGCGCCGGTTTCGGATGAACAAGGATCTGTTAATGAAGATTGTCTTCGGCATCAGGGAGTACGACCACTACTTCATGTTCAAGCAAGATTGCACCAGTTTGTGGGGCTTCTCCTCAATCCAGAAGTGCTTTGCTGCATTGCGTTGTTTTGCATATGGAGCTACCCCCGATGCAACTGATGGCTACCTATGCATGGCGGAGTCGACATGCTCCAAGACTGTCTACATGTTTTGTCGAGCCATCATAGCGGTGTTTTGTGGAGATTATTTGAGATCATCGAGGGCAGATGATACAACTCGGATCCTGGCATAA